A window of Mesoplasma chauliocola contains these coding sequences:
- the thiI gene encoding tRNA uracil 4-sulfurtransferase ThiI, whose protein sequence is MKSILVRYGELTLKGNNKHMFISKLLDNIKFKLKRFDQSKIKYIKDNNSLVIDVASEILDEILDELKTVFGIYSLSVIEKCEKNVEAVAEKVIEIAKASEFKRFKLEVTRKDKSFLMTSAELKLVLAPMVLKAVGDLIVDVHNPDLKIEIVIKKDGIQIFSKRIEGLKGLPVGVSGKGLSLLSGGIDSPVASFLTMKRGMRVDFIHFMTPPHTSPEALNKVFELAKIVSKYNSKKFNLYVCDFSLLLQELQHMPDESYKITIMRRMFMRIANILAKANGQEALITGESLGQVASQTIQSIDVINSTSDLPILRPVLTFDKEEIILISKFIKSYETSILPFDDVCSMFVPKQPVTKPKRWMADQQENAILWNEILDFTMENKIQKFVFQNGEFIEEIKKED, encoded by the coding sequence ATGAAAAGTATTTTAGTAAGATATGGCGAATTAACATTAAAAGGAAATAATAAGCATATGTTTATTAGTAAACTTTTGGACAATATAAAATTTAAATTAAAAAGATTTGATCAATCAAAGATTAAATATATAAAAGATAACAATTCTTTGGTTATAGACGTTGCTAGTGAAATATTAGATGAAATATTAGATGAATTAAAAACAGTTTTTGGTATTTACTCATTATCAGTTATTGAAAAATGCGAAAAAAATGTTGAAGCTGTTGCTGAAAAAGTTATAGAAATAGCAAAAGCATCTGAATTTAAGCGTTTTAAATTGGAAGTGACAAGAAAAGATAAAAGTTTCTTAATGACGAGTGCAGAATTAAAACTTGTACTAGCACCAATGGTATTAAAAGCGGTTGGTGATTTAATTGTTGACGTACACAATCCAGATTTAAAAATAGAAATTGTTATTAAAAAAGATGGTATTCAAATATTTTCAAAAAGAATTGAAGGTTTAAAAGGATTGCCAGTTGGTGTTAGTGGGAAAGGCCTTTCTTTGTTAAGCGGTGGAATTGATTCACCTGTTGCATCATTTCTAACTATGAAAAGAGGAATGCGTGTTGACTTTATTCATTTTATGACTCCGCCTCACACTTCACCTGAAGCATTAAATAAAGTTTTTGAATTAGCAAAAATTGTATCTAAATATAATTCAAAAAAATTTAACCTTTATGTTTGTGATTTTTCTCTATTATTGCAAGAATTACAACATATGCCTGATGAAAGTTACAAAATTACTATAATGAGAAGAATGTTTATGAGAATAGCTAATATTTTGGCAAAAGCAAATGGCCAAGAAGCATTAATAACTGGTGAAAGTCTAGGTCAAGTTGCATCTCAAACAATTCAAAGTATTGATGTGATTAACTCAACAAGTGATTTACCAATTCTAAGACCTGTGTTGACTTTTGATAAGGAAGAAATTATATTAATATCAAAATTTATAAAATCCTATGAAACTTCAATTTTACCTTTTGATGATGTTTGTTCAATGTTTGTTCCAAAACAACCAGTGACAAAGCCAAAAAGATGAATGGCTGATCAACAAGAAAATGCAATATTATGAAATGAAATTTTAGATTTCACAATGGAAAACAAAATTCAAAAATTTGTATTTCAAAACGGAGAATTTATAGAAGAAATTAAAAAGGAGGATTAA